In Streptomyces chartreusis NRRL 3882, the following are encoded in one genomic region:
- a CDS encoding DUF6114 domain-containing protein, with protein MPGAPRGKIRPAFRQWRAGRPFWGGLLLALGGAEVLLTLKASLDVILHVGMQGLAGYLLPAVMLLCGVLILFNPSQRLFYSVIGVLVSLGTWLTSNLGGFFVGLLLGVVGSCLTFGWLPDQEPRVSRRQRRKQARAAEAVAQPVEREAGQTA; from the coding sequence ATGCCCGGCGCTCCACGCGGGAAGATCCGGCCCGCCTTCCGCCAGTGGCGGGCGGGCCGCCCCTTCTGGGGCGGGCTGCTGCTCGCCCTGGGCGGGGCGGAGGTCCTGCTCACCCTGAAGGCGTCCCTGGACGTCATCCTGCACGTCGGCATGCAGGGCCTGGCCGGCTATCTGCTTCCGGCCGTGATGCTGCTGTGCGGCGTGCTGATCCTCTTCAACCCCTCCCAGCGCCTGTTCTACTCGGTCATCGGGGTGCTGGTCTCCCTGGGGACCTGGCTGACCTCGAACCTGGGCGGCTTCTTCGTGGGTCTGCTCCTGGGCGTGGTCGGCAGCTGCCTCACCTTCGGCTGGCTGCCGGACCAGGAGCCGCGCGTCAGCCGGCGGCAGCGCAGGAAGCAGGCCCGGGCCGCCGAGGCGGTGGCACAGCCCGTGGAGCGGGAGGCCGGCCAGACCGCCTGA
- a CDS encoding cytochrome P450 family protein: MEFTHPTVIDPTGRDIHGEAARIRERGPVTPVELPHGVPAWAVSSAPLLKRLLTDPRVSKDARRHWHRWLDGEVSPDWPLYTWVAVRNMFTAYGTEHKRLRTLVSKAFTARRTAALRPRIEEITAALLDRVAKAGAGGGADGHAVDLREEFCYPLPIQVIGELLGLPEELGPELRAVVDGVFHTSADAAEVADTYARFYAVLGELVAVKRAAPGDDLTSALIAAREEESGTRLSEQELLDTLMLMISAGHETTVNLLDNAVHALLTHPDQLAHVRGGRASWDDVIEETLRAEAPVASLPLRYAVEDLPLGELGGPEGSVIRKGEAILAAYAAAGRDPEQHGPDAGTFDVTRAVKDHLAFGYGVHHCLGAPLGRLEARVALPALFERFPGLTLAVPADELRPVDSFISHGHRSLPVLTG, translated from the coding sequence ATGGAGTTCACGCACCCGACAGTGATCGACCCGACCGGCCGAGACATCCACGGCGAGGCCGCCCGGATCCGCGAGCGCGGACCCGTCACCCCCGTCGAACTCCCGCACGGCGTCCCGGCCTGGGCGGTCAGCAGCGCCCCGCTGCTGAAGCGGCTGCTCACCGACCCACGGGTGTCGAAGGACGCGCGCCGGCACTGGCACCGCTGGCTCGACGGCGAGGTCTCACCGGACTGGCCGCTGTACACCTGGGTCGCGGTGCGGAACATGTTCACGGCCTACGGCACCGAACACAAGCGGCTGCGCACCCTCGTCTCCAAGGCGTTCACCGCCCGCCGCACCGCCGCGCTGCGGCCCCGGATCGAGGAGATCACCGCGGCACTGCTCGACCGGGTCGCCAAGGCCGGGGCGGGCGGTGGGGCGGACGGCCACGCGGTCGATCTGCGGGAGGAGTTCTGCTATCCGCTGCCCATCCAGGTCATCGGCGAACTGCTCGGATTACCCGAGGAGTTGGGACCCGAGCTGCGCGCCGTGGTGGACGGCGTCTTCCACACCTCGGCCGACGCGGCCGAAGTCGCCGACACCTACGCCCGGTTCTACGCCGTTCTCGGTGAACTCGTCGCCGTGAAACGGGCGGCGCCCGGCGACGACCTGACCAGCGCGCTGATCGCGGCCCGCGAGGAGGAGAGCGGCACGCGGCTCAGCGAGCAGGAACTGCTCGACACGCTGATGCTGATGATCAGCGCCGGTCACGAGACGACGGTCAACCTGCTCGACAACGCCGTCCACGCGCTGCTCACGCACCCCGACCAGCTCGCGCACGTCCGCGGCGGTCGCGCCTCCTGGGACGATGTGATCGAGGAGACCCTGCGGGCCGAGGCACCGGTGGCCAGCCTGCCGCTGCGGTACGCCGTCGAGGACCTGCCCCTCGGCGAGCTGGGCGGTCCGGAGGGCAGTGTGATCCGCAAGGGCGAGGCGATCCTCGCCGCGTACGCCGCCGCCGGACGCGACCCGGAGCAGCACGGTCCGGACGCCGGCACGTTCGACGTCACCCGCGCCGTGAAGGATCATCTGGCCTTCGGTTACGGCGTCCACCACTGCCTGGGCGCCCCGCTCGGCCGGCTGGAGGCGCGCGTGGCCCTGCCGGCCCTCTTCGAACGGTTCCCCGGCCTCACCCTCGCCGTACCGGCGGACGAGCTGCGGCCGGTGGACTCGTTCATCTCCCACGGCCATCGGTCGCTGCCGGTCCTGACGGGCTGA
- the tatA gene encoding Sec-independent protein translocase subunit TatA produces MLRNGLEPWHLLIVAIVVIVLFGSKKLPDTARSLGRSMRILKSEARALKEEGAADPAAGGPAGPAAQPVSPSGPAATDGRGR; encoded by the coding sequence GTGCTGCGCAACGGACTGGAGCCCTGGCATCTGCTGATCGTGGCGATCGTCGTGATCGTCCTGTTCGGCTCGAAGAAACTGCCCGACACGGCGCGTTCACTCGGCCGCTCGATGCGGATCCTCAAGAGCGAGGCGAGGGCGCTGAAGGAGGAGGGCGCGGCGGACCCGGCCGCCGGAGGTCCGGCCGGGCCCGCCGCGCAGCCCGTCAGCCCGTCAGGACCGGCAGCGACCGATGGCCGTGGGAGATGA
- a CDS encoding LCP family protein produces MTVTSNRRTEPPRHRARAAAREHRRRRGRRRGRGRGIRVGLVVCLALLVLAAGGAGWLYLKLDGDISTFDSGGLSDNRPEAGSSKGENVLVIGSDTRTGGNEALGGGDKDDVGRSDTAFLLHVYADHRHAIAVSIPRDTLVTIPPCKLPDGSWTKAQPDTMFNAAYSVGQTAKGNPACTQNTVEQLTGLRVDHTVVVDFKGVARLTDVVGGVKVCLPQDVYENDLNPHLTAPGKLLFHKGEQTVAGQKALDYVRIRHGIGDGSDIGRIKRQQAFVASLLKEVKSKGLTPTRLLPLAEAATKSLTVDPGLGSADKLMSFAMSLKDIDLHNTKFVTLPWRYEGSRVAIVQPDADALWAALRADRTIDGKNAGGKKTGASGSEASASPTPVSGEGIDVAVYNGTSVPGLAARAAAALTADGFTVTGTATASAQDHTTTLVEYGPGLEDRARTVAAAFPGAELQPVTGSGISVVLGQSYADGPAAAASASPAPTAVPSEVADGARSADDNPCSNLTYG; encoded by the coding sequence ATGACGGTCACCAGCAACCGGAGGACGGAGCCGCCGCGGCACAGGGCCAGGGCCGCCGCGCGGGAGCACAGGCGACGGCGCGGTCGCCGCCGTGGCCGCGGCCGCGGCATACGGGTGGGCCTCGTCGTCTGCCTGGCCCTGCTCGTGCTCGCCGCGGGCGGCGCCGGCTGGCTGTACCTGAAGCTGGACGGCGACATCAGCACCTTCGACTCGGGCGGTCTCTCCGACAACCGCCCCGAGGCCGGCTCGTCGAAGGGCGAGAACGTCCTGGTCATCGGCTCCGACACCCGCACCGGCGGCAACGAGGCCCTGGGCGGCGGCGACAAGGACGACGTCGGCCGCTCCGACACCGCGTTCCTGCTGCACGTCTACGCCGACCACCGGCACGCCATCGCCGTCTCCATCCCCCGCGACACCCTGGTCACCATCCCGCCGTGCAAGCTGCCCGACGGCAGCTGGACGAAGGCCCAGCCGGACACGATGTTCAACGCGGCGTACTCGGTCGGCCAGACCGCCAAGGGCAACCCCGCCTGCACGCAGAACACCGTCGAACAGCTCACCGGGCTGCGCGTCGACCACACCGTCGTCGTCGACTTCAAGGGCGTCGCCCGGCTGACGGACGTGGTGGGCGGCGTCAAGGTGTGCCTGCCGCAGGACGTCTACGAGAACGACCTCAACCCGCACCTCACCGCCCCGGGCAAGCTGCTCTTCCACAAGGGCGAGCAGACCGTCGCGGGCCAGAAGGCGCTGGACTACGTCCGCATCCGGCACGGCATCGGCGACGGTTCCGACATCGGGCGGATCAAGCGCCAGCAGGCGTTCGTGGCGAGCCTGCTGAAGGAGGTGAAGAGCAAGGGCCTCACCCCGACGCGGCTGCTGCCGCTGGCCGAGGCCGCCACGAAGTCGCTGACCGTCGACCCCGGCCTCGGCTCCGCCGACAAACTGATGTCCTTCGCGATGTCCCTGAAGGACATCGACCTGCACAACACCAAGTTCGTGACCTTGCCCTGGCGCTACGAGGGTTCCCGGGTCGCGATCGTGCAGCCGGACGCCGACGCCCTGTGGGCCGCACTCAGGGCCGACCGTACGATCGACGGCAAGAACGCCGGCGGAAAGAAGACCGGAGCATCGGGATCTGAGGCGTCCGCCTCCCCCACGCCGGTCTCCGGTGAGGGCATCGACGTCGCCGTCTACAACGGCACCTCCGTCCCCGGCCTGGCCGCCCGCGCCGCCGCCGCTCTCACCGCGGACGGCTTCACCGTCACGGGCACGGCGACGGCGTCCGCCCAGGACCACACCACGACACTGGTCGAGTACGGCCCCGGCCTCGAGGACCGGGCCCGGACGGTGGCGGCCGCCTTCCCCGGCGCGGAACTCCAGCCCGTGACCGGCAGCGGAATCAGCGTCGTGCTGGGACAGTCGTACGCGGACGGCCCGGCGGCGGCCGCGTCCGCGTCCCCGGCTCCGACCGCCGTACCGTCCGAGGTCGCCGACGGGGCCCGGTCCGCGGACGACAACCCTTGCTCGAACCTCACCTATGGCTGA
- the mgtA gene encoding magnesium-translocating P-type ATPase, producing MASETPGGTTLEVLRRLESGPRGLTETEATARLITQGENTLPERRTPSWPRRCAHALRDPFTAVLLCLGLVSAAVASWGTAVVILALVAVSCVLRASGEHRADRAMTALRELVAGTATVLRRDTAGEPPRPREVPVTELVPGDVLRLGPGDLVPADVRLLRARGLTVHQAALTGESAPVDKRAVEGSAGSGAADDSPLCFQGSTVATGSATAVVVATGGDTRFAAAHRQPAARRDGGAFDRSVHGISWVLIRFMLLTPPLVLMANAALRGRGLETLPFAVAVAVGLTPEMLPVIVTTCLARGAALLARTHGVIVKRLPALHDLGAVDVLCVDKTGTLTQDRPVVERSLGPVGRDDPEVLRWAAVGAWWTLQLAELPAPDALDAALLEAAGPVGEEHDGVDAVPFDPVRRFSTAVVRGSLGRQTVVVTGAAEAVVERCTTEPGERDRLLALAAREADAGLRVLAVATADRPAGAPGPGTRGLTFRGLVTFRDALAPTAAEALRGLADRGVTVKVLTGDHPATAARACRELGLDPGQVRTAAQLADAEAAGEATVVARCTPEDKARVVAALRAAGHTVGFLGDGVNDVAALRAADVGLAPRSAVGVARESADLVLAEKDLTAIGHAITAGRHASGNIASYLRVTLSSNLGNVVAMLAAGLLLPFLPMLPAQVLAQNLCFDAAQLAFAHDRPGAAALRGPAVLRPRSFLRFVTGFGVLNAVADLATFAVLALALDGPDAFDDEAVFHSAWFTENLLTQALVMLLLRTGRRAEGSRAPGPVGLAAAGLAAVGLLLPPSPLGAALGMTALPAAYYLLPAVVLCLYALALTAARVRYRRRQP from the coding sequence ATGGCCTCTGAGACCCCCGGGGGCACCACCCTGGAGGTGCTGCGGCGGCTGGAGTCGGGGCCCCGGGGACTGACCGAGACCGAGGCCACGGCCAGGCTGATCACCCAGGGCGAGAACACCCTGCCGGAACGGCGCACGCCGTCCTGGCCCCGCCGGTGCGCGCACGCCCTGCGCGACCCCTTCACCGCCGTCCTGCTCTGCCTCGGCCTGGTGTCCGCCGCCGTCGCCTCCTGGGGCACCGCGGTGGTCATCCTCGCCCTGGTCGCGGTCAGCTGCGTGCTGCGCGCGAGCGGGGAGCACCGGGCCGACCGTGCCATGACCGCCCTGCGCGAACTGGTCGCCGGCACGGCCACGGTGCTGCGGCGCGACACCGCCGGGGAGCCGCCCCGGCCCCGCGAGGTGCCGGTCACGGAACTCGTCCCCGGCGACGTCCTCCGCCTCGGCCCCGGCGACCTCGTCCCGGCAGACGTACGACTGCTGCGTGCCCGCGGGCTCACGGTGCATCAGGCCGCCCTCACCGGGGAGTCGGCGCCGGTGGACAAGCGGGCGGTGGAGGGGTCGGCCGGATCCGGCGCGGCCGACGACTCCCCGCTGTGCTTCCAGGGCAGTACCGTCGCCACGGGCAGCGCAACCGCCGTCGTGGTCGCGACCGGGGGCGACACCCGGTTCGCCGCCGCTCACCGGCAGCCGGCCGCGCGCCGGGACGGCGGGGCCTTCGACCGGTCCGTGCACGGCATCTCCTGGGTGCTGATCCGCTTCATGCTGCTGACGCCGCCCCTCGTGCTGATGGCGAACGCCGCACTGCGCGGCCGCGGCCTGGAGACCCTGCCCTTCGCCGTCGCGGTCGCCGTCGGGCTGACGCCCGAGATGCTGCCGGTGATCGTCACCACCTGCCTGGCCCGGGGCGCCGCCCTGCTCGCCCGTACCCACGGCGTCATCGTCAAACGGCTGCCCGCGCTGCACGACCTGGGCGCGGTCGACGTGCTCTGCGTCGACAAGACCGGCACCCTCACCCAGGACCGGCCGGTCGTCGAGCGGTCCCTCGGCCCGGTCGGCCGGGACGACCCGGAGGTGCTGCGCTGGGCCGCCGTCGGTGCCTGGTGGACCCTGCAGCTCGCGGAACTGCCCGCGCCCGACGCCCTCGACGCGGCCCTGCTGGAGGCGGCCGGGCCGGTGGGCGAGGAGCACGACGGGGTGGACGCCGTGCCGTTCGACCCGGTACGGCGCTTCTCGACGGCGGTGGTACGCGGCTCCCTCGGACGTCAGACCGTCGTCGTCACCGGCGCCGCCGAGGCCGTGGTGGAGCGCTGTACGACGGAGCCCGGCGAGCGCGACCGGCTGCTGGCGCTCGCCGCCCGGGAGGCGGACGCCGGGCTGCGGGTGCTGGCCGTCGCCACGGCCGACCGCCCTGCCGGTGCGCCCGGGCCCGGCACCCGGGGTCTGACCTTCCGGGGCCTGGTGACCTTCCGGGACGCCCTCGCCCCGACCGCCGCCGAGGCCCTGCGCGGCCTGGCCGACCGCGGCGTCACCGTGAAGGTCCTCACCGGCGACCACCCCGCCACCGCGGCCCGGGCCTGCCGGGAACTCGGCCTGGACCCGGGGCAGGTACGGACCGCCGCACAACTGGCAGACGCCGAGGCCGCCGGCGAGGCGACCGTCGTCGCCCGCTGCACCCCCGAGGACAAGGCCAGGGTGGTCGCCGCCCTGCGCGCCGCCGGGCACACCGTCGGGTTCCTCGGTGACGGGGTGAACGACGTGGCCGCGCTGCGTGCCGCCGACGTCGGCCTCGCGCCCCGCTCCGCCGTCGGTGTGGCACGGGAGAGCGCCGACCTCGTCCTCGCCGAGAAGGACCTCACGGCGATCGGCCACGCGATCACCGCCGGCCGGCACGCGAGCGGCAACATCGCCTCGTACCTGCGCGTCACGCTCTCCTCCAACCTGGGCAACGTCGTCGCGATGCTCGCCGCGGGCCTGCTCCTGCCCTTCCTGCCGATGCTCCCCGCCCAGGTGCTCGCCCAGAACCTGTGCTTCGACGCGGCCCAGCTCGCCTTCGCCCACGACCGTCCCGGCGCGGCGGCCCTGCGCGGTCCGGCCGTGCTGCGGCCCCGCTCCTTCCTCCGGTTCGTCACCGGCTTCGGCGTGCTCAACGCGGTCGCCGACCTCGCGACCTTCGCCGTGCTCGCGCTCGCGCTCGACGGCCCCGACGCCTTCGACGACGAAGCCGTGTTCCACTCCGCGTGGTTCACCGAGAACCTGCTCACCCAGGCCCTGGTGATGCTGCTCCTGCGCACCGGCCGGCGCGCCGAGGGGAGCCGTGCCCCAGGCCCGGTCGGCCTCGCGGCGGCCGGCCTCGCCGCCGTCGGCCTGCTGCTGCCGCCGAGTCCCCTCGGCGCGGCCCTCGGCATGACGGCCCTGCCCGCCGCGTACTACCTCCTGCCGGCCGTTGTCCTCTGCCTGTACGCCCTGGCCCTGACGGCGGCCCGGGTCCGGTACCGGCGGCGTCAGCCATAG
- a CDS encoding ArsR/SmtB family transcription factor, producing MAAAGSGFEDPPADVLAQAAAAFGLLASPARLHIVWALAQGESDVTGLAERVGGALPAVSQHLTKLKLAGLVRSRREGRRQVYYVDDPDVVDVVRLMVGRLTDRAAPPRRRLHGL from the coding sequence GTGGCGGCAGCCGGCAGTGGCTTCGAGGACCCGCCCGCCGACGTGCTCGCCCAGGCGGCCGCGGCCTTCGGGCTGCTGGCCTCGCCCGCCCGGCTGCACATCGTCTGGGCGCTGGCCCAGGGCGAGAGCGACGTGACCGGGCTCGCCGAGCGGGTCGGCGGCGCGCTGCCCGCGGTCAGCCAGCACCTCACCAAGCTGAAGCTGGCCGGACTCGTCCGCTCCCGCCGCGAGGGCCGCCGGCAGGTGTACTACGTGGACGACCCCGACGTCGTCGACGTCGTACGGCTCATGGTGGGCCGCCTCACCGACCGCGCGGCGCCGCCGCGCCGCCGCCTCCATGGCCTCTGA
- a CDS encoding substrate-binding domain-containing protein, protein MNTPPPPHTSARLTRVAALVSAVCLLVAGCSVLGATDDGSDADPVGGAGGGMKVALVTHGGKGDAFWDLVRRGAETAAAKDGVDLTYASDADPAAQATLVRDAVRDKVDGIAVTLAKPAAMRGPIAQAKAAGIPVVGLNSGIDAWRPAGLLEYFGQDESVAGRAVGDKLDEVRAKHALCVVHERGNVALEARCAGVRKTFDGETDNLYVDGTDMKAVTATIASRLRQDSSIDEVVTLGAQYGLSAVDAVKQAGSRAKVATFDLNKDVVKAVQGGNVQFAVDQQPYLQGYLAVDALWLYRTNGNISGGGAAPVLTGPAFVTRSNVSAVARFAAAGTR, encoded by the coding sequence ATGAACACTCCTCCCCCGCCGCACACCTCCGCGAGACTCACCCGTGTCGCGGCCCTGGTGTCCGCCGTGTGTCTGCTGGTGGCCGGCTGTTCCGTCCTCGGCGCGACCGACGACGGGTCGGACGCGGACCCGGTGGGCGGTGCGGGCGGCGGGATGAAGGTCGCCCTGGTCACGCACGGCGGCAAGGGCGACGCCTTCTGGGACCTGGTGCGCAGGGGCGCCGAGACGGCGGCCGCCAAGGACGGCGTCGACCTGACCTACGCCAGCGACGCCGACCCGGCCGCGCAGGCCACGCTGGTGCGGGACGCGGTCCGCGACAAGGTCGACGGCATCGCGGTGACGCTCGCCAAACCGGCGGCGATGCGGGGCCCGATCGCCCAGGCCAAGGCGGCCGGCATACCCGTCGTGGGGCTCAACTCCGGTATCGACGCCTGGCGGCCGGCGGGCCTGCTGGAGTACTTCGGCCAGGACGAGTCCGTCGCCGGCCGGGCCGTCGGCGACAAGCTGGACGAGGTCAGGGCCAAGCACGCCCTGTGCGTCGTGCACGAGCGGGGCAACGTCGCGCTGGAGGCCCGCTGCGCCGGTGTGCGGAAGACCTTCGACGGCGAGACCGACAACCTGTACGTGGACGGCACCGACATGAAGGCGGTGACCGCCACGATCGCGTCCCGGCTGCGGCAGGACTCCAGCATCGACGAGGTCGTCACCCTGGGCGCCCAGTACGGGCTCAGCGCGGTCGACGCCGTCAAGCAGGCCGGCAGCAGGGCCAAGGTCGCCACCTTCGACCTCAACAAGGACGTGGTCAAGGCGGTCCAGGGCGGCAACGTGCAGTTCGCCGTGGACCAGCAGCCCTACCTCCAGGGCTACCTCGCGGTGGACGCCCTGTGGCTGTACCGGACCAACGGCAACATCAGCGGCGGCGGGGCGGCCCCGGTGCTCACCGGCCCCGCGTTCGTGACCAGGTCCAACGTGTCCGCGGTGGCACGGTTCGCCGCCGCCGGGACCCGGTGA
- a CDS encoding nitrate- and nitrite sensing domain-containing protein — translation MSRRTGTRRRLGSIRLSLVLLALVPSVTLAAMWGVTTIQMFSEGLRLRDQTELSRSTGAMGTDATLALQRERSLSAAWLASPRGSRAALDAQREQTDAAVAKLVGQADAIEKAPSRISDRLYSVLGSVGSLEYYRDQVDHPTDITAQQALDQYSSIIDDQIHAFQELSQVDDGDLTSQAGPLVALEHAAELVSREDAQLTLAWPSGHLDDKAWVQFTELVNTRRWLVQDQIVPQLTGSAKAQTERILASPEWQTLQSVEDQVLAARNSSAAADRIALPNSQKRWNAAMDKLSEHYASLIQRQTTGLLERSADKADALLIKAGILSAGGLLALLVCVGMSWRITRSLSRRLRGLRRAAVSLAQERLPDVVARLDRGETVDPESATTPLDYGHDELGQVAQAFNTAQRTAVHTAVELADTRRGFQKIILGIARQSQNLVNLQLSKLDTLEREHTDPDILKGLYELDSTASQLRRYEENLVIVSGERPGRSWTEPVALIDILRSAVGEVAEYQRVEVHTEEEVYVAPPAVADVIHLLAELIDNATAYSPAPSPVTVRAGMVAKGLAVEVEDRGLGMSEEDYASFNEQLAVPPQFDVVALADDLRLGMFVIAQLAHRHGIAVTLRSSPYGGTTAIVLIPHDVVVREVPEAGARDAKDGTDGRSAVDEPGPVDGRSPLDAKKAEDADDATAAEEPEGAAGTAREPRPLVSVRAATAPAAAPAAREVIPRRDGLAPLPRRVPQTSLVEELREESAPVGDDGSPDDFTAEAAASSLAGFQRGTLRARDDDAEPPYDEDAAAPPRQAAAEPVPSTPPADR, via the coding sequence ATGTCTCGACGGACAGGTACCCGGCGCCGTCTCGGTTCCATACGCCTCTCCCTGGTGCTCCTGGCCCTGGTGCCCAGCGTCACCCTCGCCGCCATGTGGGGCGTGACGACCATCCAGATGTTCTCGGAGGGGCTTCGGCTGCGTGACCAGACGGAGCTGAGCCGGTCGACCGGTGCCATGGGCACCGACGCGACGCTCGCCCTCCAGCGGGAACGCAGCCTGTCGGCGGCCTGGCTGGCCTCGCCGCGCGGCTCCCGGGCCGCCCTCGACGCGCAGCGCGAGCAGACCGACGCGGCGGTCGCGAAGCTGGTCGGGCAGGCGGACGCGATCGAGAAGGCGCCCTCCCGCATATCGGACCGGCTGTACTCGGTGCTGGGCTCGGTGGGCAGCCTGGAGTACTACCGCGACCAGGTGGACCACCCGACCGACATCACCGCGCAGCAGGCGCTGGACCAGTACTCCTCGATCATCGACGACCAGATCCACGCCTTCCAGGAGCTCTCCCAGGTCGACGACGGCGACCTCACCTCGCAGGCCGGTCCGCTGGTCGCCCTGGAGCACGCGGCGGAGCTGGTCTCCCGCGAGGACGCGCAGCTGACCCTGGCCTGGCCGTCCGGGCACCTCGACGACAAGGCCTGGGTGCAGTTCACGGAGCTGGTGAACACCCGGCGCTGGCTCGTCCAGGACCAGATCGTGCCCCAGCTGACCGGCAGTGCCAAGGCACAGACCGAGCGGATCCTGGCGAGCCCGGAGTGGCAGACGCTCCAGTCCGTCGAGGACCAGGTGCTGGCGGCCCGGAACTCCAGCGCCGCCGCGGACCGGATCGCCCTGCCGAACAGCCAGAAGCGGTGGAACGCCGCCATGGACAAGCTGTCCGAGCACTACGCGAGCCTGATCCAGCGGCAGACGACGGGCCTGCTCGAACGCAGCGCCGACAAGGCGGACGCACTGCTGATCAAGGCGGGGATCCTGAGCGCCGGCGGGCTGCTCGCGCTGCTGGTGTGCGTCGGCATGTCCTGGCGGATCACCCGCTCGCTGTCCCGGCGGCTGCGCGGCCTGCGCCGGGCCGCCGTCAGCCTCGCGCAGGAGCGGCTGCCCGACGTGGTGGCCCGCCTCGACCGGGGCGAGACGGTCGACCCGGAGTCCGCGACGACCCCGCTGGACTACGGGCACGACGAACTCGGCCAGGTGGCCCAGGCGTTCAACACCGCCCAACGCACGGCCGTGCACACCGCCGTCGAACTCGCCGACACCCGGCGCGGCTTCCAGAAGATCATCCTGGGCATCGCCCGGCAGAGCCAGAACCTCGTCAACCTCCAGCTCAGCAAGCTCGACACGCTGGAGCGCGAGCACACCGACCCCGACATCCTCAAGGGCCTGTACGAACTGGACTCGACGGCCAGCCAGTTGCGCCGCTACGAGGAGAACCTCGTCATCGTCAGCGGCGAACGGCCCGGCCGCAGCTGGACCGAGCCGGTCGCACTGATCGACATCCTGCGCAGTGCGGTCGGCGAGGTCGCCGAGTACCAGCGGGTGGAGGTGCACACCGAGGAGGAGGTGTACGTCGCACCGCCCGCGGTGGCCGACGTCATCCATCTGCTGGCCGAGCTCATCGACAACGCCACCGCGTACTCGCCGGCCCCGAGCCCCGTCACGGTGCGGGCCGGGATGGTCGCCAAGGGCCTGGCCGTCGAGGTCGAGGACCGCGGCCTCGGCATGTCGGAGGAGGACTACGCGTCCTTCAACGAACAGCTCGCGGTCCCCCCGCAGTTCGACGTGGTGGCGCTCGCCGACGACCTGCGGCTCGGCATGTTCGTGATAGCCCAGCTGGCCCACCGGCACGGCATCGCCGTCACCCTGCGCTCGTCGCCGTACGGCGGGACCACGGCGATCGTGCTGATACCGCACGACGTCGTGGTGCGGGAGGTCCCGGAGGCCGGTGCGCGGGACGCCAAGGACGGGACGGACGGGCGGAGTGCTGTGGACGAACCGGGTCCGGTCGACGGGCGGAGCCCGCTGGACGCCAAGAAGGCCGAAGATGCCGACGATGCCACGGCCGCCGAGGAGCCGGAGGGTGCCGCCGGGACCGCGCGCGAGCCCCGGCCCCTCGTGTCGGTCCGGGCCGCCACCGCCCCTGCCGCCGCGCCCGCCGCCCGCGAGGTCATCCCCCGCCGGGACGGTCTCGCCCCGCTCCCCCGCCGGGTGCCGCAGACGAGCCTGGTGGAGGAACTGCGCGAGGAGTCCGCGCCCGTCGGCGACGACGGCTCCCCCGACGACTTCACCGCGGAGGCAGCCGCATCGTCCCTGGCCGGCTTCCAGCGCGGCACGCTCCGGGCCCGTGACGACGACGCCGAGCCGCCGTACGACGAGGACGCGGCCGCACCACCCCGGCAGGCCGCGGCCGAACCCGTCCCCTCGACTCCGCCCGCCGACCGCTGA
- a CDS encoding roadblock/LC7 domain-containing protein, producing the protein MTRPIPATHTQLDQLLTGLVERVADVNQAVVLSEDGLVVSKSTGFLRDDAERLAATASGLMSLSKGVSMDFRGGPVRQALIEMANSYLILTSAGPGAHLVVLTGPGADVGVVAYQMNMLVKKIGEHLSAAPRGVAGPVVDPGV; encoded by the coding sequence ATGACACGCCCCATCCCCGCCACGCACACCCAGCTCGACCAGCTGCTGACCGGACTCGTGGAGCGGGTCGCCGACGTGAACCAGGCCGTGGTGCTGTCCGAGGACGGCCTGGTGGTCAGCAAGTCCACCGGATTCCTGCGCGACGACGCCGAGCGGCTCGCGGCGACGGCGTCCGGCCTGATGAGCCTCAGCAAGGGCGTCAGCATGGACTTCCGGGGCGGTCCGGTGCGCCAGGCGCTCATCGAGATGGCCAACAGCTATCTGATCCTCACCTCCGCCGGTCCCGGCGCCCACCTGGTCGTGCTCACCGGGCCCGGCGCGGACGTCGGTGTGGTGGCGTACCAGATGAACATGCTGGTGAAGAAGATCGGCGAGCACCTCAGCGCGGCACCGCGGGGCGTGGCCGGCCCCGTCGTCGACCCAGGCGTGTGA
- a CDS encoding DUF742 domain-containing protein has protein sequence MAGGDSAGRLVRPFALTGGRTRPSRADFTLIATVTAVDPQPTAAARCQPEHTRILRLCAEPMAVAELAARLDLPVSVVVILLCDLLEAGRITVRPPRLVSRTTPDLDLLKKVRDGLGRL, from the coding sequence GTGGCCGGAGGCGACTCGGCGGGGCGGCTCGTACGGCCGTTCGCGCTGACCGGTGGCCGGACCCGGCCCAGCCGCGCCGACTTCACGCTCATCGCGACGGTGACCGCGGTCGATCCGCAGCCCACGGCGGCGGCCCGGTGCCAGCCCGAGCACACCCGGATCCTCCGGTTGTGCGCCGAGCCGATGGCCGTGGCGGAGCTGGCCGCCCGGCTCGACCTGCCGGTGAGCGTGGTCGTCATCCTGCTCTGCGACCTGCTGGAGGCGGGCCGGATCACCGTCCGTCCGCCCCGCCTCGTATCCCGTACCACTCCGGACCTGGACCTGCTGAAGAAAGTGAGGGACGGCCTTGGCCGGCTCTGA